The Streptomyces cadmiisoli genome has a segment encoding these proteins:
- a CDS encoding ABC transporter ATP-binding protein — MTTEEKEPPLLSVRDVTKRYGSFTALDGVTLDIRAGTTVSLVGESGSGKSTLARVIVGLEAVDGGSVHHRGAPVRGRGARLAFRRGVGMVFQDPYESIDPRFTLHEVVAEPLRAHGMYGPGGKRRVGELLESVGMGSVDPEAYPHTLSGGQRQRVCIARALATGPDLLVCDEPTSALDVSVQAQILNLLLTLQRERGLAYLFITHDLDVVRRISDDVHVLYRGTVVEHGPAAQVIGEPRHPYTQKLLGAVLSDSPRTRRIGTVPGPSDADNTGW; from the coding sequence ATGACGACCGAAGAGAAGGAGCCGCCGCTGCTCAGCGTGCGGGACGTCACCAAGCGGTACGGGTCCTTCACCGCGCTCGACGGCGTCACACTCGACATCCGCGCCGGCACCACGGTGAGCCTGGTCGGCGAGTCGGGCTCGGGCAAGTCCACCCTGGCCCGCGTCATCGTGGGCCTCGAGGCGGTCGACGGCGGCAGCGTGCACCACCGGGGCGCGCCCGTCCGGGGCCGCGGCGCCCGGCTGGCGTTCCGCCGCGGCGTCGGCATGGTCTTCCAGGACCCCTACGAGTCGATCGACCCCCGCTTCACCCTGCACGAGGTGGTGGCCGAGCCGCTGCGGGCGCACGGCATGTACGGGCCGGGCGGCAAGCGGCGGGTGGGCGAACTGCTGGAGTCGGTCGGGATGGGCTCCGTGGACCCGGAGGCCTATCCGCACACACTGTCCGGAGGGCAGCGCCAACGGGTGTGCATCGCACGGGCACTGGCCACCGGACCGGACCTGCTGGTCTGCGACGAGCCGACATCGGCCCTCGACGTGTCGGTGCAGGCGCAGATCCTCAACCTCCTGCTGACGCTCCAGCGGGAACGCGGGCTGGCCTACCTGTTCATCACCCACGACCTCGACGTGGTCCGGCGCATCAGCGACGACGTCCATGTCCTGTACCGGGGCACGGTCGTCGAGCACGGCCCCGCCGCGCAGGTCATCGGTGAGCCCCGGCACCCGTACACGCAGAAGCTGCTGGGGGCGGTGCTGTCCGACTCCCCCCGGACCCGGCGGATCGGTACCGTGCCGGGCCCGTCCGACGCAGACAACACGGGCTGGTGA
- a CDS encoding ABC transporter ATP-binding protein — translation MTVLDDPTPVALGDAVSISGLTVSYGTTTALRDAHLHIPAGTTTALVGESGSGKSTLALAASRLLPPDASITAGSVRVGETDLAALTGRPLREARGSVAAYLAQDASVALNPVLRVGGQIAEVHRVRHGAGRREAAALAEQNLADVGIPDPARVARRYPHELSGGMRQRAVIAIALAFRPRLLIADEPTTALDTTVQADILALVGRLQRQCGLTVLWITHDMSVVAEIADRVAVMYGGRIVEQADVLTLFESPAHPYTRALLRCFQEGRTARPKQILAAINGSPPVGGVPDGCPFHPRCPKADDSRCRTLLPEPRPIARDRQAACHHLEFTS, via the coding sequence GTGACTGTGCTCGACGACCCGACCCCCGTCGCGCTCGGGGACGCTGTGTCGATCAGCGGCCTGACGGTGTCCTACGGCACCACCACCGCGCTGCGCGACGCGCACCTGCACATCCCCGCCGGGACCACCACGGCCCTGGTCGGCGAGTCCGGCTCCGGCAAGTCCACGCTCGCGCTCGCGGCGAGCCGGCTGCTGCCCCCCGACGCGAGCATCACCGCCGGTTCGGTACGGGTCGGGGAGACCGACCTCGCCGCGCTGACCGGCCGGCCGCTGCGCGAGGCCCGGGGCAGCGTCGCCGCCTATCTGGCCCAGGACGCCTCCGTCGCCCTCAACCCCGTCCTGCGGGTGGGCGGGCAGATCGCCGAGGTCCACCGGGTCCGGCACGGAGCGGGCCGCCGCGAGGCCGCGGCGCTCGCCGAGCAGAACCTCGCCGACGTCGGCATCCCCGACCCCGCGCGGGTCGCGCGCCGCTACCCGCACGAACTGTCCGGCGGGATGCGCCAGCGCGCCGTCATCGCCATCGCGCTGGCGTTCCGGCCCCGGCTGCTCATCGCCGACGAACCGACCACCGCGCTCGACACGACCGTCCAGGCGGACATCCTCGCCCTGGTCGGCCGGCTCCAGCGCCAGTGCGGACTGACCGTCCTGTGGATCACCCACGACATGTCGGTGGTGGCGGAGATCGCCGACCGGGTCGCCGTGATGTACGGCGGACGGATCGTCGAACAGGCCGACGTCCTCACCCTGTTCGAGTCCCCCGCCCATCCGTACACCCGGGCTCTGCTCCGCTGCTTCCAGGAGGGGCGGACCGCCCGGCCCAAACAGATCCTCGCCGCCATCAACGGCTCCCCGCCCGTCGGGGGCGTCCCGGACGGCTGCCCGTTCCACCCGCGCTGCCCGAAGGCCGACGACAGCCGCTGCCGGACCCTGCTGCCCGAGCCGCGCCCCATCGCGCGGGACCGGCAAGCGGCCTGCCACCACCTGGAGTTCACCTCATGA
- a CDS encoding multicopper oxidase family protein translates to MYSRFMWSWSTVVSLLAVLALMSGCAGSPDVGTHSHSTPPPAGLATVSPSAALTAPATTELRDPAQVASRNGLLRTRIVVEQKKVDLVGRRLWALTYNGQYMPPTLRLKPGDRMEITFENKLDKQTNLHVHGMHVSPAANSDNVLLATEPGKTFRYSYRFPESLEPGTYWYHPHPHTQSAAQTAGGLSGIIVVDGLDKYLPPSLRGITEHVIALKDFQIVGDRIKTQDLKMGAPTTRTVNGQLNPRIRIRPGETQLWRIANIGANIFYKVALPGQKFYVVAQDGYPVNKVYSADSIVIPAGARYDVLVQGGPVGSRELRTLPYNSGKAGNQFPQATLATVESAGEPMTPEPMPTTFGPTDDLAKASVAARKTITYTENAAGTQFFINGKQFDHNRVDFRVKLNTVEEWTIRNDTDEVHSFHVHTNDFQVMSINGKPKTNYGFQDTVDIPPRGTMVIRSRFLDYPGRTVLHCHILNHEDLGMMSVLQIEK, encoded by the coding sequence ATGTATTCGCGTTTCATGTGGAGTTGGTCCACCGTCGTATCTCTTCTCGCCGTCCTCGCTCTGATGTCGGGCTGTGCCGGAAGTCCGGACGTCGGCACGCACTCCCATTCGACGCCGCCACCGGCGGGCCTGGCCACGGTCTCCCCGTCGGCCGCCCTCACCGCCCCGGCCACGACCGAACTGCGTGACCCCGCACAGGTGGCGAGCAGAAACGGGCTGCTCCGCACACGCATCGTCGTCGAGCAGAAGAAGGTCGACCTGGTGGGCCGCCGCCTGTGGGCCCTGACCTACAACGGCCAGTACATGCCGCCGACGCTGCGCCTCAAGCCCGGCGACCGCATGGAGATCACGTTCGAGAACAAGCTCGACAAGCAGACCAATCTACATGTGCACGGAATGCACGTATCACCGGCGGCGAATTCTGACAATGTCTTGCTGGCGACCGAACCGGGAAAGACCTTCCGATACTCCTACCGTTTTCCGGAGAGCCTCGAGCCCGGCACGTACTGGTACCACCCACACCCGCACACGCAATCGGCGGCTCAGACCGCCGGTGGACTGTCCGGCATCATCGTGGTCGACGGGCTCGACAAGTATCTGCCGCCGTCCCTGCGTGGTATCACCGAACACGTCATCGCGCTGAAGGACTTCCAGATCGTCGGTGACCGGATCAAGACCCAGGACCTGAAGATGGGCGCACCGACCACGCGGACCGTCAACGGGCAGCTCAATCCCCGGATCCGGATCCGCCCCGGTGAGACGCAGTTGTGGCGGATCGCCAACATCGGAGCCAACATCTTCTACAAAGTCGCCCTGCCGGGCCAGAAGTTCTACGTGGTGGCCCAGGACGGTTATCCGGTCAACAAGGTCTATTCGGCCGACTCGATCGTCATTCCCGCAGGTGCCCGCTACGACGTGCTCGTCCAAGGCGGCCCTGTGGGCTCCCGGGAACTGCGGACGCTCCCCTACAACTCCGGAAAGGCCGGCAACCAGTTCCCGCAGGCGACCCTCGCGACCGTCGAGTCCGCCGGCGAGCCGATGACCCCCGAGCCCATGCCCACCACCTTCGGGCCCACCGACGACCTCGCCAAGGCTTCCGTCGCCGCCCGCAAGACGATTACATACACCGAAAACGCGGCCGGTACCCAGTTCTTCATCAACGGCAAGCAGTTCGACCACAACCGCGTCGACTTCCGGGTCAAGCTGAACACGGTTGAGGAGTGGACCATCCGTAACGACACCGACGAGGTGCACTCGTTCCACGTCCACACCAACGACTTCCAGGTGATGAGCATCAACGGCAAACCGAAGACCAATTACGGCTTCCAGGACACCGTGGACATTCCGCCGCGCGGCACCATGGTGATCCGGTCCCGGTTCCTGGACTATCCGGGCAGGACCGTGCTCCACTGCCACATCCTCAACCACGAGGATCTCGGCATGATGTCCGTGCTGCAGATCGAGAAGTAG
- a CDS encoding ABC transporter permease: MARRIGIRILLGLLTILAVLLLTFVLQYVLPGDPARSIAGPKASPEVLARIREQLHLNDPLPAQLGHYLAGAVTGDLGTSYAKDAPVLSLILDRIPATAVLAGAALLIELVVGTVWGTWEALRPKRSWLLATFHVGLLSVPAFSLGFALLLLFAYQIPLFPIDGGTGAAKIVLPAVTLGILGAPFYANVVRDSMRDALASPYVRTAVSKGLRRRRILLRHVARNTASPVVTMLGMDVAVFFSSVVFVEKIFAWPGVGLLQTEAFADLDRPLLTGTVVVVAVIVVLGNLTADVTRMFIDPRVRTEAL, translated from the coding sequence ATGGCTCGACGCATAGGCATCCGCATCCTCCTGGGCCTGCTCACCATCCTGGCCGTGCTGCTGCTCACCTTCGTGCTCCAGTACGTGCTGCCCGGCGACCCGGCCCGCAGCATCGCCGGTCCCAAGGCGAGCCCCGAGGTCCTGGCCCGCATCCGGGAACAACTCCACCTGAACGACCCGCTGCCGGCGCAGCTGGGCCACTACCTCGCCGGGGCGGTCACCGGTGACCTCGGCACCTCCTACGCCAAGGACGCCCCCGTCCTCTCCCTGATCCTCGACCGCATCCCGGCCACCGCGGTCCTCGCGGGCGCCGCGCTGCTCATCGAACTCGTCGTCGGCACGGTGTGGGGCACCTGGGAGGCGCTGCGCCCCAAGCGCAGCTGGCTGCTGGCCACCTTCCACGTCGGCCTGCTGTCCGTCCCCGCCTTCTCCCTGGGGTTCGCCCTCCTGCTGCTGTTCGCCTACCAGATCCCGCTCTTCCCGATCGACGGCGGCACCGGCGCGGCCAAGATCGTGCTGCCGGCGGTCACCCTGGGCATCCTGGGCGCCCCCTTCTACGCCAACGTCGTACGCGACAGCATGCGCGACGCCCTCGCCTCCCCGTATGTGCGCACCGCGGTCTCCAAGGGGCTGCGCCGCCGCCGGATCCTGCTGCGGCACGTCGCCCGGAACACCGCCTCGCCGGTGGTGACCATGCTCGGGATGGACGTGGCGGTCTTCTTCTCCAGCGTCGTCTTCGTCGAGAAGATCTTCGCCTGGCCCGGGGTCGGCCTGCTGCAGACCGAGGCGTTCGCCGACCTGGACCGCCCCCTGCTGACCGGCACGGTGGTGGTGGTCGCGGTGATCGTCGTGCTGGGCAACCTGACCGCCGACGTCACCCGCATGTTCATCGACCCGCGCGTCAGGACGGAGGCGCTGTGA
- a CDS encoding ABC transporter permease has product MTGLGVTTTVTPKAAAHRPAAARASAGRGLWVTGLLLLLALGLLALLAPLTGSPYRIHTESLTAQGLPGGPGTPGHPLGTDAIGRDMLARAAHGLRSTLVIAAVANLASVGLGTVVGLVAGFYRGWIDQVLMRTVDVFLSVPTVLSGLALASIVGQGRTGAVVVITALYWAWTARLVHGEVTRLRARGWVEAALAHGVPPRTVLRRHVLPHLSTILLNIAALNGASVVVVGAGLSFLGAGIQPPTPELGNLLADGSNSMMYAPHALVVPLVLVIATVLSFVLIAEGLNRRNPLSKRHSWLDA; this is encoded by the coding sequence ATGACCGGACTCGGCGTCACCACGACCGTCACCCCGAAAGCCGCCGCCCATCGGCCCGCCGCCGCACGCGCGTCCGCCGGCCGCGGCCTGTGGGTGACGGGCCTGCTGCTCCTGCTGGCGCTCGGTCTGCTGGCCCTGCTCGCACCGCTCACGGGATCGCCCTACCGCATCCACACCGAATCGCTCACCGCCCAGGGACTGCCCGGCGGCCCGGGGACGCCCGGCCATCCGCTCGGTACCGACGCCATCGGGCGCGACATGCTCGCCCGCGCCGCCCACGGGCTGCGCTCCACCCTCGTCATCGCCGCCGTCGCCAACCTCGCCTCCGTGGGCCTGGGAACGGTGGTCGGACTCGTCGCCGGCTTCTACCGCGGGTGGATCGACCAGGTGCTGATGCGCACCGTCGACGTCTTCCTGTCCGTACCCACCGTGCTGTCGGGTCTCGCCCTGGCGAGCATCGTGGGCCAGGGCCGCACCGGCGCCGTCGTCGTCATCACCGCCCTGTACTGGGCCTGGACCGCCCGCCTGGTGCACGGCGAGGTGACCCGGCTCAGAGCCCGGGGCTGGGTCGAGGCGGCGCTCGCCCACGGAGTCCCCCCGCGGACCGTGCTGCGGCGACACGTCCTGCCCCATCTGTCCACGATCCTGCTGAACATCGCGGCCCTCAACGGCGCGTCCGTCGTCGTGGTGGGCGCGGGGCTGTCCTTCCTCGGCGCGGGCATCCAGCCGCCGACACCCGAACTCGGCAACCTCCTCGCCGACGGCTCCAACAGCATGATGTACGCACCGCACGCCCTGGTCGTCCCGCTCGTCCTCGTCATCGCGACCGTCCTGTCCTTCGTGCTCATCGCCGAAGGGCTCAACCGGCGCAACCCCCTCTCGAAGAGACACTCATGGCTCGACGCATAG
- a CDS encoding lytic transglycosylase domain-containing protein, with the protein MASPIQRATQGFAAVAVAATLVTVGAGVYESRQPTDWAGAADEGFQDVPRPFVTPPTTPPSPGPSPAPDTAETLLPSGLTLPATVYKAYRNAEDRLARSLPGCRLGWAVLAGIGQVESGQARGGALTADGTTVEPILGPALDGDGFASVPDSDGGRLDGDTRWDRAVGPMQFIPTTWAVWGSDGNDDGAANPHNMYDAALSAGRYLCAGGRDLADPRQLREALLSYNRSDTYADTVLGWIARYAGTPEPDIVADTTRDPSPSPSESTSGTGSEQDPGPEDTTGPSPDSSTSQPPPDPDGPSPSESSDPPPGPSPSPSPSPPPAPSDFWDWDFLFK; encoded by the coding sequence ATGGCGTCACCGATTCAGCGCGCCACACAGGGCTTCGCGGCCGTGGCGGTGGCGGCCACGCTGGTGACGGTGGGGGCGGGCGTGTACGAGAGCCGGCAGCCCACCGACTGGGCCGGGGCCGCCGACGAGGGATTCCAGGACGTGCCGCGGCCGTTCGTCACACCGCCCACCACGCCACCGTCGCCGGGTCCGTCACCTGCTCCGGACACCGCGGAGACCCTGCTGCCCTCCGGGCTCACCCTTCCGGCCACGGTGTACAAGGCCTACCGCAACGCCGAGGACCGGCTGGCGCGGAGCCTGCCGGGCTGCCGGCTGGGCTGGGCGGTGCTCGCGGGGATCGGCCAGGTCGAGTCCGGTCAGGCGCGGGGCGGGGCACTCACCGCGGACGGCACGACCGTCGAACCGATCCTCGGACCGGCGCTCGACGGCGACGGGTTCGCGAGCGTGCCCGATTCGGACGGCGGACGGCTGGACGGGGACACCCGGTGGGACAGGGCGGTGGGCCCCATGCAGTTCATCCCCACCACCTGGGCGGTGTGGGGCAGCGACGGCAACGACGACGGGGCGGCGAACCCGCACAACATGTACGACGCGGCCCTGAGCGCCGGCCGTTACCTGTGCGCGGGCGGCCGGGACCTGGCCGACCCGCGTCAGTTGCGCGAGGCGCTGCTGAGCTACAACCGGTCCGACACCTACGCCGACACCGTGCTCGGCTGGATCGCCCGCTACGCCGGCACGCCGGAGCCCGACATCGTCGCCGACACGACCCGGGACCCGTCCCCGAGCCCGTCGGAATCCACGTCCGGTACCGGGTCCGAGCAGGACCCCGGACCCGAGGACACCACGGGCCCCTCCCCCGACTCGTCCACGTCGCAGCCGCCGCCGGATCCCGACGGACCGAGCCCTTCGGAGTCGTCCGACCCACCGCCCGGTCCGTCCCCGTCCCCGTCCCCCTCACCGCCGCCCGCGCCCTCGGACTTCTGGGACTGGGACTTCCTCTTCAAGTAG
- a CDS encoding TetR/AcrR family transcriptional regulator, translated as MVRKKVVLRREEILDATVEQIEQRGIATTRITDVASSLGVSSGLIYYHFETKEQLIEATFAHAARLELDAARAVLSRPAPVVTRLKALLRLYSPTAKTVPGWRLWIDGYSAGLRDRGLSTVMQEMDEEWKRIFTALVEEGMASGDFHCADARRTVWRITLFLDGLAVQMVARRGPLKRDEAITWMREHTAAELGIDPDVLGSRR; from the coding sequence GTGGTAAGGAAAAAGGTGGTCCTGAGGCGTGAGGAGATCCTCGACGCCACGGTGGAGCAGATCGAACAGCGCGGTATCGCGACGACCCGTATCACCGATGTGGCGAGTTCCCTGGGCGTGAGCAGCGGCCTTATCTACTACCACTTCGAGACCAAAGAGCAGTTGATCGAGGCGACGTTCGCACACGCGGCACGCCTCGAACTGGACGCGGCCCGCGCGGTGCTGTCCCGCCCCGCCCCGGTCGTCACCCGCCTCAAGGCACTGCTCAGGCTCTACAGCCCGACGGCCAAGACCGTTCCCGGATGGCGGCTGTGGATCGACGGCTACTCCGCGGGCCTGCGCGACCGGGGTCTGAGCACGGTCATGCAGGAGATGGACGAGGAGTGGAAGAGGATCTTCACCGCGCTGGTCGAGGAAGGCATGGCGAGCGGTGACTTCCACTGCGCCGACGCCCGGCGGACGGTGTGGCGGATCACCCTGTTCCTCGACGGCCTGGCCGTCCAAATGGTCGCCCGCCGCGGTCCGTTGAAGCGGGACGAGGCCATCACCTGGATGCGGGAGCACACGGCCGCGGAGCTCGGGATCGACCCGGACGTCCTGGGTTCGCGCCGCTGA
- the pepN gene encoding aminopeptidase N gives MSGRSLTRTEAEGRASLLTVERYDVAVDLSELMTGSRVRCASTITFTCHRPGAETFVDCAAMVESATLNGVVLRSAVEGRIALPDLAERNVLTVVSVTECSADGRGVHKAVDPADGETYVYTDFSPDYARYVLACFDQPDLKAPWAFTMTAPAGWRVLSNSGDPQIEDLGSVRRWTFPPTPPLAAYNTVINAGPYYELRRSGAGHDLGLFARQSLASILDRDADELFTLTTQGLEFFAGKFGMPFPQHKYDQVFTPEFPGAMENFGCVTWMDWFLRRSTPTRAEWDIFARYLLHELAHMWFGNIVTMRWWDDLWLNEAFAEFASNWAAVSVTSYTDAWTAHLAGEKLKAYFMDQGPTTHPIRQQVRDVSEAAATFDAITYPKGASVLQQLMTYVGEAEFSAGLTSYFATHAWGSTTLEDLIDAVADASGRDLDQWRAGWLETAGTDRLTLDHDEDGFALVAQGPGGRPRPHVLAVGAYERSGDRLERMALVGVEVAGERTRLDLPAGADLYLVNDEDLTFASTRPDAATRDAFFRNAARLPTATARGVAVTTAWDMLINGEATAAEAVQCLTGVLAVETSASVIEPYLNLAVEAADLWSPESERDELLRAVAAVCRSLSGVGAYRKAALRGFARTAAEVEDVAWLQTEAGEDIDLQWRALVRKAQLGSPNAAEAQALLDRDPDPEAWVSRLQVRAATPDAAEKKAVWQTLVTDRAVPIASVHSVAALFWSAGQDDLLRPHTEAYLDLVPTIHRSGTVPARTYTKWLFPLFGIDLTFVGRAEDLAAQAVPVVRTNLLEQADRMRRMLHSRG, from the coding sequence ATGAGCGGCAGGAGTCTGACCCGAACTGAGGCCGAGGGGCGGGCGAGCCTGCTGACGGTCGAGCGGTATGACGTTGCCGTGGACCTTTCGGAGTTGATGACCGGTTCGCGGGTCCGGTGCGCGTCGACGATCACTTTTACGTGTCACCGGCCCGGGGCCGAGACCTTTGTCGATTGTGCGGCGATGGTCGAGAGCGCCACGCTCAACGGGGTCGTGTTGCGGTCGGCTGTTGAGGGCCGGATCGCGCTGCCCGATCTTGCCGAGCGCAACGTCCTCACGGTGGTTTCGGTGACGGAGTGCTCGGCCGATGGCCGGGGCGTGCACAAGGCGGTCGATCCCGCCGACGGCGAGACGTATGTCTACACCGACTTCAGTCCCGACTACGCCCGGTACGTGTTGGCCTGCTTCGATCAGCCGGATCTCAAGGCGCCGTGGGCGTTCACCATGACCGCTCCTGCCGGCTGGCGGGTGTTGAGCAACAGCGGTGACCCGCAGATCGAAGACCTCGGCTCGGTGCGACGCTGGACCTTCCCGCCGACGCCGCCGCTGGCGGCGTACAACACTGTGATCAATGCGGGCCCGTACTACGAATTGCGTCGTAGCGGAGCTGGTCATGATCTCGGGCTCTTCGCCCGGCAGTCGCTGGCTTCGATCCTGGACCGGGACGCCGACGAACTGTTCACCCTGACCACCCAGGGGCTCGAGTTCTTCGCCGGCAAGTTCGGCATGCCGTTTCCGCAGCACAAGTACGACCAGGTCTTCACGCCCGAGTTCCCCGGCGCGATGGAGAACTTCGGCTGCGTCACCTGGATGGACTGGTTCCTGCGCAGGAGCACGCCGACCAGGGCGGAGTGGGACATCTTCGCGCGGTACCTGTTGCACGAGCTCGCGCATATGTGGTTCGGCAACATCGTCACGATGCGCTGGTGGGACGACCTGTGGCTGAATGAGGCGTTCGCGGAGTTCGCGAGCAATTGGGCCGCGGTGAGCGTGACGTCGTACACCGACGCCTGGACGGCGCATCTGGCCGGCGAGAAACTCAAAGCCTATTTCATGGACCAGGGACCGACGACGCACCCGATCCGCCAGCAGGTCCGCGACGTCTCCGAGGCCGCGGCGACGTTCGACGCCATCACCTACCCCAAGGGCGCGTCCGTGCTGCAGCAGTTGATGACGTATGTCGGCGAGGCAGAGTTCTCCGCGGGTCTGACCAGCTACTTCGCCACGCATGCCTGGGGCAGCACCACGCTGGAGGACCTGATCGATGCGGTCGCCGACGCCAGCGGACGTGACCTGGACCAGTGGCGTGCGGGATGGCTGGAAACAGCGGGCACCGACCGGCTGACTCTTGACCACGACGAAGATGGGTTTGCCCTGGTCGCTCAGGGTCCGGGTGGCCGGCCGCGCCCGCATGTGCTTGCCGTCGGCGCCTACGAGCGTTCAGGGGACCGCCTTGAGCGGATGGCACTCGTCGGAGTCGAGGTAGCGGGCGAACGGACGCGGCTCGACCTGCCGGCAGGAGCCGACCTGTATCTGGTCAACGATGAAGACCTGACCTTCGCCTCGACGAGACCTGACGCCGCGACCAGGGACGCGTTCTTCCGCAACGCCGCCCGCCTGCCCACTGCGACCGCGCGGGGTGTCGCTGTCACCACGGCCTGGGACATGCTGATCAACGGCGAAGCGACAGCCGCCGAAGCTGTGCAGTGCCTGACCGGAGTGCTGGCTGTCGAGACGTCCGCGTCGGTGATCGAGCCGTATCTCAACCTGGCTGTCGAGGCCGCAGATCTGTGGAGCCCGGAGTCGGAGCGGGACGAGTTGCTGCGGGCAGTGGCCGCGGTGTGCCGCAGCCTCTCCGGCGTCGGCGCCTACCGCAAAGCGGCGTTGCGTGGCTTCGCTCGCACTGCCGCCGAGGTGGAGGATGTTGCGTGGCTCCAGACCGAGGCTGGGGAGGACATTGATCTCCAGTGGCGAGCACTGGTGCGCAAGGCTCAGCTCGGAAGCCCGAACGCAGCCGAGGCTCAAGCTCTGCTCGACCGCGACCCGGATCCCGAAGCGTGGGTCAGCAGGCTCCAGGTCCGCGCTGCGACCCCGGACGCGGCAGAGAAGAAAGCGGTGTGGCAGACGCTGGTGACGGACCGCGCGGTGCCTATCGCTTCGGTCCACTCAGTTGCGGCACTGTTCTGGAGCGCCGGCCAGGACGACTTGCTCAGGCCCCACACGGAGGCCTACCTCGATCTCGTGCCGACCATCCACCGCAGCGGAACCGTGCCGGCGAGGACCTACACCAAATGGCTCTTCCCGCTGTTCGGTATCGACCTGACCTTCGTGGGACGAGCGGAAGACCTGGCGGCGCAGGCTGTCCCGGTCGTCCGTACGAACCTCCTGGAGCAGGCCGACCGGATGCGCCGCATGCTGCACTCCCGCGGCTGA
- a CDS encoding PAAR domain-containing protein: protein MPGPAAAALGDRIVGIDTHIVLVPSPGGPVPTPMRLPFTGPIVHGCCPTVLIAGRPAATEGSVALNTPPHVPPTGVFQTPPDNRGTVSRGSTTVFIGGKPAARTGDPATTCNDPAVQHTSKVVASCTVLIG from the coding sequence ATGCCCGGACCGGCCGCGGCGGCCCTCGGGGACCGGATCGTCGGCATCGACACGCACATCGTGCTGGTGCCCTCCCCGGGCGGCCCGGTGCCGACTCCGATGCGGCTGCCGTTTACGGGACCGATCGTGCACGGCTGCTGCCCGACGGTGCTCATCGCCGGACGGCCCGCCGCGACCGAGGGCAGCGTGGCGCTCAACACCCCGCCGCACGTCCCGCCGACCGGTGTCTTCCAGACCCCGCCCGACAACCGGGGCACGGTGTCCCGCGGCAGTACGACGGTGTTCATCGGCGGCAAGCCGGCGGCCCGCACCGGGGACCCGGCCACGACCTGCAACGACCCCGCCGTGCAGCACACCTCGAAGGTCGTCGCGAGTTGCACTGTCCTGATCGGCTGA